CTGCATAACGGGATGCGCTACGCAAACTCAGGTGACACATTCCGTTTTGGGCAATGCTAATCAGTATTTGACTCAACCACCAAATGATGCTTCAAATGTTCAGGTAGAATATAGTCGCGAAATTGGTCAGTACGATTATGTCATTGCCTCGTACGACAAGGGATCTCAACATTTATGGTCAGAAATTATCGGAAGACGCATCAAAAACGGAGGTTGGGATCAAATTGGAATGATTTCTACACTTCCGAGTGATTCTGGTAAGCCACTTGAAATTTTGATTATGTCAATGCCAGCGAACTTTACAATGATAGGTGGCGTGGTTAACGACAAAAGTATTATTAGAGTGAAAATAATCTTCCACAACGGGAACACATCAACTGTAAATGTAAACAGCAAAACAGGTGCTTACTGCTTTATCTTTAAGGGTAAATTGCCTTTAGGATCAATAAATGTGGAAGGATACAATTCTGAAGGAAAAGTAGTATATATAGTGCAAAGATAACCCTTTTTAACTAACGGGCATCATCAATTATAAATTTGTCAGGTGGTAATATGTGTGAACAAGAATCGGCTAATTATTTTGACCGTAGGTTGTCTGTTATTGCTTGCATCAGTATCGATAAACATATATCAATTCGCATCAGTTCATAGGATAGGATATGAGTCCCACGTAATTATTAACGGTGTACCCGCCCCTGACAAGATTGTTTGGCATGGTCTGACATATTCGACTGTCGGCGAAGCGAATCCCAATATGGTAACACTCAAATGGGTCGGAACTGCTACAGCGGGTAGCCAAGACATCAATGTATTCCAGAGAGACGGGATTAGTTCTAATAAGGAACTTGATTATGTACTTGGTGACCGTTTAGTAACGGCAGAAAACAATTCTTGAACCCAGTTCTTCTTGGACTAAAGGGGGCATAGGTCCCATAACCGCTATGCAATGCACGCTGCATGAATATACGAATTGCCTTAGCACCGCCTTATTGCACATCGGGGTTGCGACTTGTAAGTTGTCGATAATCATGTGGTGTGAATCCACCCGCCCAGAACTGCGGGCGCGAACCTACCGTGACGTGGGATGGCACGCTGTCTTGCGATAGCTCACGAGACAATGTAGCCGAGTTCGATAGGGTGATTCGAACCGGAGCTAGGTTACAGGTGCATGGTGAACGAAAGTGAACCCCTTATAAACCGCGTTATGCAAGACAAGCGAAACACTCTGACACGCTTGGGCCAAAAGGCAAGTAGTCGGGATCAGCACTCCCAGATTGCTGATTCGCAGTTCCAAGCGCTATCGCGGGAGTCGGGGCACCTAAACACTTGGTTAATGGGTTATCGATGAAACAAGGTAAGCCCGATGGGGTCTGTTGGAATAGCCGAACAGTAAGCAAAGTGCAAGCGATGCCGAATCCCCAGGGGGTAGAGGAGTGGGCAAAAAGCGAATGCCATCCTGTAATGGGGTGGATAGGGACGGTGGCAACACCAATTGTCCTAACGCGAAAGCGTGCTGACTTGCCCAGGGTCATCTAGCTGGAAATCTCGTAGCACACGGTGAATGGCGTGACCTGTTATGAACCCAATTATCCGTCCAAGAGACGAGTCAACGGGTCACACTCGAAAGAGCATGCGAGAAGTCGCATTCCCCGCAGTGGGTTGCAGAGACAACTGGTGAAGGTGGCTTGAGCCGTGTGACGGGAAACTGTCACGCACGGTTCTGAGGGGGCAAGGGCACCGCAAGGTGCCCAAGCTACCCGGCCAGGAGTATGCAATAGCGACACTTTTAGAAATCTAAATAGCTCATGGTGCTTTTAATGGCTTGTCAGCTAAACGAACATATTGGATGAAGGTAAGTGCCATTTGATACAAATGAGATACACGGTCTATTTAACCAAACCTAGTTTCGTCGCAACCGTAAATCCAGATGGTCCAATGTTAAAACGTTTGCGAAGCTCGATCAAATTAGGTCCAAAACTAGACTCCAGTATAGAACGGTGCTCTTTTAACATCTCCATTATATATAGGTCGTGTACAATAACTTCCGTGATCGGCATTACCAATCCAGGGTGCATTGTCCACGCTGCCCGACTATCCTCCCCAAGGGATACAATGCCTGCGACAACCTCAATGTCGTCTACACTAAGAACAACCCAACGTCCTCCATATTCCAATGTGATTTCATCACTAGAATCGTGTGGATAAACGTCAGCGAAATCGAAATCCAAATCTCCGTATGAAACGATAGTGATTTCGACGCCTGTAGCCGATACTTCGTGTAATTCATCTTTCAGCGGCTCCGCATCTTCTTTCCAAATTTCCAGTAAAACACGGCTGTTTGCTCTTTTGATGCTGTCTTTGATACGCCCAATAATTGCATCGTAGCCTGCGATATTCCAAATGTTATCTCTGTTCTGCATCGTAGCATGAAACACTTCCAAACATTTGGAAGCCTCGTCAAAGGCCGCGTCTGCCTTCCTCTTTCTGTTCGAAATCAGTTCCTGCGGAGGCAGTGGGATATATAGCGCAGGGTCTTCATGGCTTACAAAGATCTCCCCTCGTTCAACAAGCCCATTCAATACCTCGTAAATTTTCGATCGTGGAACTCCTGAGCTTAAGGCGATTGCATATCCGGACATTGGTGATTTTTCCAGAAGAGCGATATAAGCTTTAGCTTCGTATTCAGTGAAGTTCAACCCTTTCAGCATCCTCAGTACGTCTTGTTTCACATCGCAGCCCCCGAGTCATTTTGACAAGAAGTATAGCATGACGTTCTTGACACTTGAAGGACGGAGTATATTCTGTAAATAGGAGTTACTTACGTAGCCACTACTGTCAAGGGGCTGGTTTCATGAGTGAAGAGTCCGTGGTGTCTTCAGGTACCAGATATGGCAACAATTTAGTGTCCACGGTAAGTGCAATCTTGATCTGGAGTACATCGTTTGTCGCAACAAAGATATCCTACGTTTCGTTTCCACCATTTACGGTAGGATTTCTCCGCTTTTTTATCGCAACTGTGGTTTTGGTCATTGTGGTGTTTATTCGAAGGGAATTTAGAAAGGTATCGTCTTTAAGGGACTTTGGCCTATTATCTGTGAGTGGGATTCTTGGAATCACGTTTTATTTCGCATTGGAGAACACAGGCGTCAAACTGACATCGGCTTCTGATGCCGCGATGATCGTATCTTCTTATCCCGCGATCACAGCTATTTTAGAACTGTTAGTTTTTAAAGTGAAAACAACCTTTGTCAAAACTGTGGGAATTGTATTAGCCGTTGGCGGGGTATGTGAATTATCTTTTTCAGCGCACATGAGCTTAGATACTACACAGGTGCTCGGCAACATATTATTAGTCATCGCTGGTGTAGCGTGGACATTTTATAACTTTGTCACAAGTACAGTTGTAAATTCATATCCAGCTACTACTGTATCGTTATATCAAACTGTCATTGGCACCACCGCATTTATTCCATTAGCAGGAACTGAACTGCACCAGTGGACACAACCTAATATGGAATCATTCTTGGCATTGTTGTATTTAGGAATATGCTGTTCCGTTGTAGCGTTTCTACTCTACAACTACGGTTTAAGAAAGCTATCCTCCAGTACGGTAGTAACCATGATGAATCTTGTACCTGTGTTCGGCGTGATGTTTTCTGTTTTAATTCTACATGAGAGCCTAGAACTTAAACAGTTGATTGGTGGAATTGTTGTGTTAGTAGGCGTCTATTTGACCTTACATCAGTACAATTCCAAGCACCGTTTTGAGTAGCTTACACAATGATGTTAAACAAACAGCAATTTTGATACCTTTCCTGTCGTGCACATTGTATTTACTGTGTTGTTGTTCAGGGGCTTATGTAACACAGAAAGTTGGCTTCCTTATTGCGCTATTGGGAGCGAAAACCAATAAACCGGGCACCGTCAGACGTGCATGAATATACATCACTGCCGCTTGACCGCTACTGGATCAACGGGCAGAAATGCTGAGTGCGCCATGAGGCGCTATGTGTTGAAGCCACCGACTCTGGTGGTTGCCGAGTACCTCATCTCGCCAAGGCTAGGATGGCATGCGTTGGGTCTGAGCAGACCCAGGGTTTGAAGCCCATC
This is a stretch of genomic DNA from Alicyclobacillus dauci. It encodes these proteins:
- a CDS encoding TrmB family transcriptional regulator, which codes for MKQDVLRMLKGLNFTEYEAKAYIALLEKSPMSGYAIALSSGVPRSKIYEVLNGLVERGEIFVSHEDPALYIPLPPQELISNRKRKADAAFDEASKCLEVFHATMQNRDNIWNIAGYDAIIGRIKDSIKRANSRVLLEIWKEDAEPLKDELHEVSATGVEITIVSYGDLDFDFADVYPHDSSDEITLEYGGRWVVLSVDDIEVVAGIVSLGEDSRAAWTMHPGLVMPITEVIVHDLYIMEMLKEHRSILESSFGPNLIELRKRFNIGPSGFTVATKLGLVK
- a CDS encoding DMT family transporter, with amino-acid sequence MSEESVVSSGTRYGNNLVSTVSAILIWSTSFVATKISYVSFPPFTVGFLRFFIATVVLVIVVFIRREFRKVSSLRDFGLLSVSGILGITFYFALENTGVKLTSASDAAMIVSSYPAITAILELLVFKVKTTFVKTVGIVLAVGGVCELSFSAHMSLDTTQVLGNILLVIAGVAWTFYNFVTSTVVNSYPATTVSLYQTVIGTTAFIPLAGTELHQWTQPNMESFLALLYLGICCSVVAFLLYNYGLRKLSSSTVVTMMNLVPVFGVMFSVLILHESLELKQLIGGIVVLVGVYLTLHQYNSKHRFE